From Scleropages formosus chromosome 9, fSclFor1.1, whole genome shotgun sequence, one genomic window encodes:
- the prg4b gene encoding proteoglycan 4b isoform X2, whose product MLLSFFHQRTEMVCSGTLFSVVLLACFLPFCSGQASCTNRCGETYFRGHVCHCDYDCLIHDECCKDYERTCTTSDSCKGRCGETFKRGRQCNCDPECTRYNQCCPDYEAHCGKVTTTRAPATTIPTYKNPKKDKPTEPPKKIPTEKPAMKGPVHTKGPQPEETDSRDQDFSVDGFIMTTHFPPANQQELQEQGDEAIDNVTPEVLGQLAEVYSSGPTISLDNMSGNEPLQTDLPEDASPQESISPSFNTPASETEEEVMEQMEIPLLRNQSFNDTGNGQVSAVFSASGSPTQISATTPNRFYSHDLQEQGVAEPANSDIKLTAEGEASSLNSKPTGQTPQGLEEVTPLSQEDSPSSTKSTMQDLPSSKPSKEGVASENQISEKLHVPEAPLTTAVTDKPKAKCTGERTPSPRLASNNSALTDSPESMSTDHSKWSPTPDQSSALGGPSPSTVLNGAKDDVCDTSSDTSPTVATGKEVLSPRTDAYAMFEAGDITSTAFPQPTTPGLVPEPTVMAPQDKAESRMPLSRVTTTAPISKPVQPVQTDDTNAMSTANPPEYLADDNNDTNLCSGRPINGLTTLRNGTIVVFRGHYFWMLDANRVPGPARGITEVWGIPSPIDTVFTRCNCQHKTYFFKGYRYWRFENDVMDPGYPKTISDGFSRLSGRITAALSVPQNSRRPESVFFFKRGGLMQRYSYQHGTSPNCGKKTKYMVVTARNRKARQAEDGLHKEIKITWKGFPSFVTSAISIPTPMMTEGYDYYVFSRTKYYNIKIDGDTPALASPVTAASQQNSAKSFFKCP is encoded by the exons ATGCTGTTAAG tttttttcatcaGAGGACAGAAATGGTCTGTTCAGGCACACTCTTTTCTGTTGTGCTGCTGGCATGTTTTCTCCCGTTCTGTTCCGGACAAG CAAGCTGCACAAATCGATGTGGAGAAACGTATTTTAGGGGCCATGTCTGCCATTGCGATTATGATTGTCTAATTCACGATGAATGCTGCAAGGATTATGAACGGACATGCACCACAA GTGACTCATGTAAAGGACGTTGTGGTGAGACCTTCAAGAGAGGCAGGCAGTGTAACTGTGATCCTGAATGCACTCGGTACAACCAGTGCTGTCCTGATTATGAAGCACACTGTGGAAAAG TGACGACCACAAGAGCACCAGCTACAACAATTCCAACATATAAGAACCCAAAGAAGGACAAGCCAACAG AACCTCCAAAGAAAATACCTACAGAGAAGCCAGCAATGAAGGGTCCAGTACACACCAAGGGGCCCCAGCCTGAGGAGACCGACAGCAGAGATCAAG ATTTCTCTGTGGATGGGTTTATTATGACCACCCACTTTCCGCCAGCAAACCAGCAGGAACTCCAAGAGCAAGGAGATG AGGCCATAGATAATGTGACACCTGAAGTCCTTGGGCAACTTGCTGAAGTTTACAGTTCTGGGCCCACAATCAGCCTGGACAACATGAGTGGGAATGAACCCTTACAGACTGACCTGCCCGAAGATGCGTCACCCCAGGAAAGCATAAGCCCAAGCTTCAACACTCCAGCCAGTGAGACAGAAGAAGAAGTTATGGAGCAGATGGAAATACCTCTTTTAAGAAATCAGAGCTTCAACGACACTGGCAATGGTCAGGTCTCAGCTGTCTTTTCAGCCAGTGGATCTCCCACTCAGATATCAG CGACTACTCCAAATAGATTCTATAGTCATGATCTTCAAGAACAAGGTGTTGCTGAGCCAGCAAACTCTGATATAAAATTAACTGCTGAGGGTGAAGCTTCCTCCCTTAATTCAAAGCCCACAGGACAGACACCCCAGGGATTAGAAGAAGTAACTCCTCTTTCTCAGGAAGACTCCCCAAGCTCCACAAAGTCTACCATGCAAGACCTCCCATCTTCAAAGCCCTCCAAAGAGGGAGTAGCTTCAGAAAATCAAATTTCAGAGAAGCTTCATGTACCTGAAGCTCCTCTGACCACTGCAGTTACAGACAAGCCAAAAGCCAAGTGTACTGGAGAAAGAACACCATCACCTCGCTTGGCTTCAAACAATTCAGCTCTTACAGATTCCCCAGAGTCCATGTCTACAGACCACAGCAAATGGTCCCCCACTCCTGACCAGTCCTCAGCACTTGGAGGCCCCTCCCCTAGCACAGTGCTAAATGGAGCCAAGGATGATGTCTGTGACACTTCCAGTGATACCTCCCCAACTGTAGCCACTGGAAAAGAGGTGCTCTCTCCCAGGACAGACGCTTATGCAATGTTTGAGGCTGGTGATATCACCAGCACTGCTTTCCCACAGCCCACAACACCGGGCCTGGTCCCTGAACCTACAGTCATGGCTCCTCAGGATAAAGCAGAATCACGGATGCCACTGTCTAGGGTCACCACTACAGCCCCCATATCCAAGCCTGTTCAACCGGTACAAACAGATGATACCAATGCCATGTCAACAGCCAACCCCCCTGAATACCTTGCAG ATGATAACAACGACACCAACCTCTGCAGTGGCCGACCCATCAATGGGCTGACAACTCTACGTAATGGAACAATAGTTGTTTTTCGAG GTCACTACTTCTGGATGCTAGATGCCAACAGGGTACCAGGTCCTGCACGTGGCATCACAGAAGTATGGGGCATCCCCTCACCCATAGATACTGTCTTTACTCGCTGCAATTGCCAGCACAAGACGTACTTCTTCAAG GGTTATAGGTACTGGAGGTTTGAAAATGACGTGATGGATCCTGGTTACCCCAAAACCATCTCAGATGGCTTCAGCAGACTGTCTGGAAGAATCACTGCTGCCCTGTCGGTACCCCAAAACTCCAGGAGGCCCGAATCGGTGTTCTTCTTCAAAAGAG GTGGGCTCATGCAAAGATATTCGTACCAGCATGGGACCAGCCCAAACTGtggcaagaaaacaaaatacatggTCGTCACTGCGAGGAACAGAAAAGCCAGACAAGCAG AAGATGGTCtccataaagaaataaaaatcacatgGAAGGGGTTCCCTTCCTTTGTGACATCTGCCATTTCCATACCCACTCCGATGATGACAGAAGGATATGACTATTATGTCTTTTCAAGGA CCAAATACTACAACATCAAGATTGACGGAGACACACCGGCCTTGGCTTCTCCGGTGACTGCAGCCTCCCAGCAGAACTCCGCTAAGAGCTTTTTCAAGTGCCCTTAG
- the prg4b gene encoding proteoglycan 4b isoform X1, which yields MIYISPVKKEREYVLTGANAVKYSASTFCSFFHQRTEMVCSGTLFSVVLLACFLPFCSGQASCTNRCGETYFRGHVCHCDYDCLIHDECCKDYERTCTTSDSCKGRCGETFKRGRQCNCDPECTRYNQCCPDYEAHCGKVTTTRAPATTIPTYKNPKKDKPTEPPKKIPTEKPAMKGPVHTKGPQPEETDSRDQDFSVDGFIMTTHFPPANQQELQEQGDEAIDNVTPEVLGQLAEVYSSGPTISLDNMSGNEPLQTDLPEDASPQESISPSFNTPASETEEEVMEQMEIPLLRNQSFNDTGNGQVSAVFSASGSPTQISATTPNRFYSHDLQEQGVAEPANSDIKLTAEGEASSLNSKPTGQTPQGLEEVTPLSQEDSPSSTKSTMQDLPSSKPSKEGVASENQISEKLHVPEAPLTTAVTDKPKAKCTGERTPSPRLASNNSALTDSPESMSTDHSKWSPTPDQSSALGGPSPSTVLNGAKDDVCDTSSDTSPTVATGKEVLSPRTDAYAMFEAGDITSTAFPQPTTPGLVPEPTVMAPQDKAESRMPLSRVTTTAPISKPVQPVQTDDTNAMSTANPPEYLADDNNDTNLCSGRPINGLTTLRNGTIVVFRGHYFWMLDANRVPGPARGITEVWGIPSPIDTVFTRCNCQHKTYFFKGYRYWRFENDVMDPGYPKTISDGFSRLSGRITAALSVPQNSRRPESVFFFKRGGLMQRYSYQHGTSPNCGKKTKYMVVTARNRKARQAEDGLHKEIKITWKGFPSFVTSAISIPTPMMTEGYDYYVFSRTKYYNIKIDGDTPALASPVTAASQQNSAKSFFKCP from the exons ATGATATATATAAGTCCAGTTAAGAAGGAAAGAGAATATGTCTTGACAGGAGCTAATGCTGTTAAG TACTCTGCATCTacgttttgcagtttttttcatcaGAGGACAGAAATGGTCTGTTCAGGCACACTCTTTTCTGTTGTGCTGCTGGCATGTTTTCTCCCGTTCTGTTCCGGACAAG CAAGCTGCACAAATCGATGTGGAGAAACGTATTTTAGGGGCCATGTCTGCCATTGCGATTATGATTGTCTAATTCACGATGAATGCTGCAAGGATTATGAACGGACATGCACCACAA GTGACTCATGTAAAGGACGTTGTGGTGAGACCTTCAAGAGAGGCAGGCAGTGTAACTGTGATCCTGAATGCACTCGGTACAACCAGTGCTGTCCTGATTATGAAGCACACTGTGGAAAAG TGACGACCACAAGAGCACCAGCTACAACAATTCCAACATATAAGAACCCAAAGAAGGACAAGCCAACAG AACCTCCAAAGAAAATACCTACAGAGAAGCCAGCAATGAAGGGTCCAGTACACACCAAGGGGCCCCAGCCTGAGGAGACCGACAGCAGAGATCAAG ATTTCTCTGTGGATGGGTTTATTATGACCACCCACTTTCCGCCAGCAAACCAGCAGGAACTCCAAGAGCAAGGAGATG AGGCCATAGATAATGTGACACCTGAAGTCCTTGGGCAACTTGCTGAAGTTTACAGTTCTGGGCCCACAATCAGCCTGGACAACATGAGTGGGAATGAACCCTTACAGACTGACCTGCCCGAAGATGCGTCACCCCAGGAAAGCATAAGCCCAAGCTTCAACACTCCAGCCAGTGAGACAGAAGAAGAAGTTATGGAGCAGATGGAAATACCTCTTTTAAGAAATCAGAGCTTCAACGACACTGGCAATGGTCAGGTCTCAGCTGTCTTTTCAGCCAGTGGATCTCCCACTCAGATATCAG CGACTACTCCAAATAGATTCTATAGTCATGATCTTCAAGAACAAGGTGTTGCTGAGCCAGCAAACTCTGATATAAAATTAACTGCTGAGGGTGAAGCTTCCTCCCTTAATTCAAAGCCCACAGGACAGACACCCCAGGGATTAGAAGAAGTAACTCCTCTTTCTCAGGAAGACTCCCCAAGCTCCACAAAGTCTACCATGCAAGACCTCCCATCTTCAAAGCCCTCCAAAGAGGGAGTAGCTTCAGAAAATCAAATTTCAGAGAAGCTTCATGTACCTGAAGCTCCTCTGACCACTGCAGTTACAGACAAGCCAAAAGCCAAGTGTACTGGAGAAAGAACACCATCACCTCGCTTGGCTTCAAACAATTCAGCTCTTACAGATTCCCCAGAGTCCATGTCTACAGACCACAGCAAATGGTCCCCCACTCCTGACCAGTCCTCAGCACTTGGAGGCCCCTCCCCTAGCACAGTGCTAAATGGAGCCAAGGATGATGTCTGTGACACTTCCAGTGATACCTCCCCAACTGTAGCCACTGGAAAAGAGGTGCTCTCTCCCAGGACAGACGCTTATGCAATGTTTGAGGCTGGTGATATCACCAGCACTGCTTTCCCACAGCCCACAACACCGGGCCTGGTCCCTGAACCTACAGTCATGGCTCCTCAGGATAAAGCAGAATCACGGATGCCACTGTCTAGGGTCACCACTACAGCCCCCATATCCAAGCCTGTTCAACCGGTACAAACAGATGATACCAATGCCATGTCAACAGCCAACCCCCCTGAATACCTTGCAG ATGATAACAACGACACCAACCTCTGCAGTGGCCGACCCATCAATGGGCTGACAACTCTACGTAATGGAACAATAGTTGTTTTTCGAG GTCACTACTTCTGGATGCTAGATGCCAACAGGGTACCAGGTCCTGCACGTGGCATCACAGAAGTATGGGGCATCCCCTCACCCATAGATACTGTCTTTACTCGCTGCAATTGCCAGCACAAGACGTACTTCTTCAAG GGTTATAGGTACTGGAGGTTTGAAAATGACGTGATGGATCCTGGTTACCCCAAAACCATCTCAGATGGCTTCAGCAGACTGTCTGGAAGAATCACTGCTGCCCTGTCGGTACCCCAAAACTCCAGGAGGCCCGAATCGGTGTTCTTCTTCAAAAGAG GTGGGCTCATGCAAAGATATTCGTACCAGCATGGGACCAGCCCAAACTGtggcaagaaaacaaaatacatggTCGTCACTGCGAGGAACAGAAAAGCCAGACAAGCAG AAGATGGTCtccataaagaaataaaaatcacatgGAAGGGGTTCCCTTCCTTTGTGACATCTGCCATTTCCATACCCACTCCGATGATGACAGAAGGATATGACTATTATGTCTTTTCAAGGA CCAAATACTACAACATCAAGATTGACGGAGACACACCGGCCTTGGCTTCTCCGGTGACTGCAGCCTCCCAGCAGAACTCCGCTAAGAGCTTTTTCAAGTGCCCTTAG